One Vespa velutina chromosome 9, iVesVel2.1, whole genome shotgun sequence DNA segment encodes these proteins:
- the LOC124951597 gene encoding probable 26S proteasome non-ATPase regulatory subunit 3: MGVLGRNTEAMEVEVATTDTQNGEGDSGDKKDSDLLTIHDIREHTRQIEKAVQNKEPRFILRALRTLPNTRRKLNPIVLRGVIGGFYTKSAAEREALLAWVDEPMEVDETQAAIQRFKSSTATLLPEIDAYIHLLVLVRLIDTRKYDDAVQCSEALMQKIVMQNRRTIDLIAAKCYFYHSRAYELTNQLFKIRGFLHLRLRTATLRNDFEGQAVLINCLLRNYLHYNLYDQADKLVLKSTFPESASNNEWARFLYYLGRIKAARLEYSAAHKYLVQAMRKAPQTTAIGFRQTVQKLAVTVELLLGDIPERQIFRQAALRRALAPYFQLTQAVRLGNLQRFGEVLENFGPQFRTDHTFTLILRLRHNVIKTAIRSIGLSYSRISPADIARKLGLDSGVDAEFIVAKAIRDGVIEATLDPENGYMRSKETTDIYCTREPLLAFHQRITFCLDLHNQSVKAMRYPPKSYGKDLESAEERREREQQDLELAKEMAEEDDDGFP; the protein is encoded by the coding sequence ATGGGTGTGCTTGGAAGAAATACAGAAGCAATGGAAGTAGAAGTTGCAACCACTGATACTCAAAATGGAGAAGGCGATTCAGGAGATAAGAAGGATAGTGATCTTCTTACCATTCATGATATTCGGGAGCATACACGTCAAATTGAAAAAGCTGTACAAAATAAGGAACCACGTTTTATTTTGCGTGCTTTACGTACTTTACCTAACACTCGTCGTAAATTAAATCCTATTGTATTGAGAGGGGTTATTGGTGGATTTTATACAAAGTCTGCAGCAGAACGTGAAGCACTTTTAGCTTGGGTAGACGAACCAATGGAAGTAGATGAGACTCAAGCAGCTATTCAAAGGTTTAAAAGTTCTACTGCTACTTTGCTGCCTGAAATCGATGCTTATATTCACCTACTCGTACTTGTGAGATTAATAGATACTAGAAAGTATGACGATGCAGTACAGTGTTCCGAAGCACTTATGCAAAAGATCGTAATGCAAAACCGAAGGACTATAGATTTAATAGCTGCTAAgtgttatttttatcattcacgTGCTTATGAATTAACTAATCAACTCTTTAAAATAAGAGGTTTTCTACATCTCCGATTACGTACAGCTACTTTGCGCAATGATTTTGAAGGCCAAGCTGTccttattaattgtttattacggaattatcttcattataatttatatgatcaAGCAGATAAGCTTGTACTTAAATCAACTTTTCCTGAATCTGCAAGTAATAATGAATGGGCAcgattcttatattatttggGTAGAATTAAAGCCGCAAGATTGGAATATTCTGCAGCTCATAAATATCTAGTTCAAGCAATGCGTAAAGCACCACAGACTACTGCAATTGGTTTTAGGCAAACTGTGCAAAAGTTGGCGGTTACTGTAGAGCTTTTATTGGGAGATATACCTGAGAGACAAATATTTCGGCAGGCTGCTTTGCGTCGTGCTTTGGCTCCGTATTTTCAATTGACACAAGCCGTTCGTTTAGGAAATTTACAAAGATTTGGAGAggtattagaaaattttggaCCACAATTTAGAACAGATCATACTTTCACGTTGATCTTAAGATTGAGgcataatgttattaaaactGCTATTCGTTCGATTGGACTTTCATATTCACGAATTTCACCGGCCGATATCGCACGCAAACTTGGTTTGGATTCTGGCGTTGATGCTGAATTTATAGTAGCAAAAGCTATACGCGATGGAGTAATAGAAGCTACATTGGATCCCGAAAATGGTTATATGCGTAGTAAAGAGACTACTGATATTTATTGTACTAGAGAACCATTATTAGCATTTCATCAAAGAATAACATTTTGTTTAGACTTACATAATCAAAGTGTCAAAGCTATGCGTTATCCACCCAAATCTTATGGAAAGGATCTTGAATCTgcggaagaaagaagagaaagagaacaacaAGATTTAGAATTAGCGAAAGAAATGGCAGAAGAAGACGATGATGGATTTCCTTGA